From the Candidatus Methylomirabilota bacterium genome, the window CGGATCGGCGAGGCCGACATCCGCGAGCTGGAGCGCTTGATCGACGAGTGCCAGAAGGAGCTCCAGCCCTTGAAGTCCTTCGTCCTGCCCGGCGGCGGGCGCGTCGGGGCCTTCCTCCATCAGGCCCGAACCGTCTGCCGCCGTGCCGAGCGCGAAATCCTGCGGCTGTCCCGCGTCGAGCCCATCGGGGAGTGGCCGCTCAGGTACAGTAACCGCCTGAGCGACCTCCTGTTCGTCCTCTCCCGCTGGGTGGCCCGGCGGCTCGGGGAGAAGGAGTACCTGTGGGAGCGAGGGCTGGAGTCCCACCGGCGATCACGCCGGTAAGCCCCTCCTTACCCTCTCCCCTCACCCTACCCTCCCCCAGCGGGGGTATATCACAGATCAGCCCGGGCGACTGAGGGCCCGGGCGACGGCCGCGCGCACCCCCTCGATCTCGAACGGCTTCGCCACCACCCAGTCGGCGCCCTTGGCCCGGGCCTCGCCCAGCTCGATCTGGTCTCCCCAGCCGGTGACGAGCACGACCGGGGTGCCGGGCCTCTCTTGCTTGACGAGCCGCGCCACTTCCCACCCCGATACGGCCGGCATGGCGAGGTCCGTGAAGACGAGGTCGAACGGCTCCTCGTGGAAGCGGACCAGGCCGGAGCGCGCGTCGGCGCAGGCGGTGACGACGTGGCCTTGTCCGAGCAGCATCTCCACCAGCACCTGCCGGACCCGTTCCTCGTCGTCGATGACGAGGACCCGAGCGCCATGCTGCGGCCTCGGCGGAGGCGGCTTCGCGAGGCCCGCCGGGATCTCGCCGGCCACCGGCAGGCGGATCGTGAACGCGCTGCCCTGGCCCGGCTCGCTCTCGACCTCGATACTGCCGCCGTGCCGCGTGATGATCCCGTACGCCACGCTGAGGCCGAGCCCGGTCCCCTTCTCGGCCTTGGTCGTGAAGA encodes:
- a CDS encoding cob(I)yrinic acid a,c-diamide adenosyltransferase, with protein sequence MPIRITRVYTRTGDRGETALVGGKRVPKDALRIEAYGTIDELNAVVGLARTFNEERLAEGDAHRWLDDLLRRLQNQLFDLGSELATPEDAAYEGMYRIGEADIRELERLIDECQKELQPLKSFVLPGGGRVGAFLHQARTVCRRAEREILRLSRVEPIGEWPLRYSNRLSDLLFVLSRWVARRLGEKEYLWERGLESHRRSRR